The following are from one region of the Muntiacus reevesi chromosome 3, mMunRee1.1, whole genome shotgun sequence genome:
- the AIG1 gene encoding androgen-induced gene 1 protein isoform X6 gives MALVPCQVLRVAILLSYCSILCNYKAIEMPSHQTYGGSWKFLTFIDLRPRCARSSTFGSARRYLLAGARAQMGRSQAVGSLEGNTHLLLRGALGGVSS, from the exons ATGGCGCTTGTCCCCTGCCAGGTGCTGCGGGTGGCCATCCTGCTGTCCTACTGCTCTATCCTCTGCAACTACAAGGCCATCGAAATGCCCTCGCATCAGACCTACGGAGGGAGCTGGAAATTCCTGACGTTCATTGATCTG AGGCCGCGCTGCGCCCGCAGCAGCACCTTCGGAAGCGCCCGGCGTTACCTGTTAGCTGGGGCACGAGCGCAGATGGGTCGCAGCCAGGCGGTGGGCTCTTTGGAGGGGAACACACACCTGCTTCTACGAGGTGCCTTGGGAGGAGTCTCCTCCTAG